One region of Pseudomonas sp. B21-040 genomic DNA includes:
- the hisB gene encoding imidazoleglycerol-phosphate dehydratase HisB, with the protein MAERKASVERDTLETQIKASINLDGTGKARFDIGVPFLEHMLDQIARHGLIDLDIVSKGDLHIDDHHTVEDVGITLGQAFAKAIGDKKGIRRYGHAYVPLDEALSRVVIDFSGRPGLQMHVPYTRATVGGFDVDLFQEFFQGFVNHALVSLHIDNLRGTNTHHQIETVFKAFGRALRMAVELDDRMAGQMPSTKGVL; encoded by the coding sequence ATGGCCGAACGTAAGGCGTCAGTCGAGCGCGACACTCTGGAAACCCAGATCAAAGCCTCGATCAACCTGGATGGCACCGGAAAGGCCCGATTTGATATCGGTGTTCCTTTTCTTGAGCACATGCTGGACCAGATCGCCCGTCACGGGCTGATCGACCTGGATATTGTCAGCAAGGGCGACCTGCATATCGACGACCACCACACCGTGGAAGACGTCGGTATCACCCTGGGTCAGGCTTTCGCCAAAGCCATCGGCGACAAGAAAGGCATCCGTCGCTACGGTCACGCCTACGTGCCGCTCGATGAAGCGCTGTCGCGCGTGGTGATCGACTTCTCCGGCCGCCCTGGCCTGCAGATGCACGTTCCCTACACCCGTGCCACCGTTGGCGGCTTCGACGTTGACCTGTTCCAGGAATTCTTCCAGGGCTTCGTCAACCACGCGCTGGTCAGCCTGCACATCGACAACCTGCGTGGCACCAACACCCACCACCAGATCGAAACCGTGTTCAAGGCATTCGGCCGCGCACTGCGCATGGCCGTAGAGCTCGATGACCGCATGGCCGGTCAGATGCCATCGACCAAAGGCGTTCTGTAA
- the hisH gene encoding imidazole glycerol phosphate synthase subunit HisH, translating into MQTVAVIDYGMGNLHSVAKALEHVGAGKVLITSDADVIREADRVVFPGVGAIRDCMAEIRRLGFDSLVREVSQDRPFLGICVGMQALLDSSEENDGVDCIGLFPGAVKFFGKDLHEDGEHLKVPHMGWNEVKQKVSHPLWHDIPDMARFYFVHSYYIAAGNARQVVGGGHYGVDFAAALAEGSRFAVQFHPEKSHTHGLQLLQNFAAWDGRW; encoded by the coding sequence ATGCAGACGGTCGCGGTTATCGATTACGGCATGGGCAACCTGCACTCGGTGGCCAAGGCCCTCGAGCACGTCGGTGCCGGCAAGGTCTTGATCACCAGTGATGCCGACGTGATTCGCGAAGCTGACCGGGTGGTGTTCCCCGGCGTTGGCGCGATTCGCGATTGCATGGCGGAGATCCGTCGTCTTGGCTTTGATTCGCTGGTGCGTGAAGTCAGCCAGGACCGCCCGTTCCTCGGGATTTGCGTCGGCATGCAAGCCTTGCTCGACTCCAGCGAAGAGAACGATGGCGTTGACTGCATCGGCCTGTTCCCGGGGGCGGTGAAGTTCTTCGGCAAAGACCTGCATGAAGACGGCGAACACCTGAAAGTCCCGCACATGGGCTGGAACGAAGTGAAGCAGAAGGTCAGTCACCCGCTGTGGCACGACATTCCGGACATGGCGCGTTTCTACTTCGTGCACAGCTACTACATCGCCGCCGGCAACGCGCGGCAGGTGGTGGGCGGCGGTCATTACGGTGTCGATTTCGCTGCGGCGCTGGCTGAAGGCTCGCGTTTCGCCGTGCAGTTCCACCCGGAAAAGAGCCATACCCATGGCCTGCAATTGCTGCAGAACTTCGCCGCGTGGGATGGTCGCTGGTAA
- a CDS encoding DUF2164 domain-containing protein, with protein sequence MAVKKKPPILTLTPEQEREANHKIKRFMEDRFELDLGSFEAAEILELFTREIAPHYYNRAIFDVQTHLKERFESIESDLWALEKN encoded by the coding sequence ATGGCGGTCAAGAAGAAGCCACCGATCCTGACCCTCACGCCCGAACAGGAGCGCGAGGCCAATCACAAGATCAAGCGCTTCATGGAGGATCGCTTCGAACTGGACCTGGGTTCGTTCGAAGCGGCCGAAATCCTTGAGCTGTTTACCCGTGAAATTGCTCCGCACTATTACAACAGGGCGATTTTCGATGTGCAGACGCACCTCAAAGAGAGGTTCGAAAGCATCGAAAGCGACTTGTGGGCGCTCGAGAAAAACTGA
- the hisA gene encoding 1-(5-phosphoribosyl)-5-[(5-phosphoribosylamino)methylideneamino]imidazole-4-carboxamide isomerase translates to MLIIPAIDLKDGACVRLRQGRMEDSTVFSDDPVSMAAKWVEGGCRRLHLVDLNGAFEGQPVNGEVVTAIAKRYPNLPIQIGGGIRSLETIEHYVKAGVSYVIIGTKAVKDPAFVAEACRAFPGKVIVGLDAKDGFVATDGWAEISTVQVIDLAKQFEADGVSAIVYTDIAKDGMMQGCNVPFTAALAAATRIPVIASGGIHNLGDIKSLLDAKAPGIIGAITGRAIYEGTLDVAEAQAFCDSYKG, encoded by the coding sequence ATGCTGATTATTCCCGCTATCGATCTCAAAGACGGTGCCTGTGTTCGTCTGCGCCAGGGCCGCATGGAAGATTCCACGGTGTTCTCCGATGACCCGGTGAGCATGGCTGCCAAGTGGGTGGAGGGCGGTTGCCGTCGTCTGCATCTGGTCGACCTGAACGGCGCCTTCGAAGGCCAGCCAGTCAACGGCGAAGTGGTCACCGCTATCGCCAAGCGCTACCCGAACCTGCCGATCCAGATCGGCGGCGGTATCCGCTCGCTGGAAACCATCGAGCACTACGTCAAAGCCGGCGTCAGCTACGTGATCATCGGCACCAAGGCTGTGAAAGATCCGGCTTTCGTCGCTGAAGCCTGCCGTGCATTCCCGGGCAAGGTCATCGTTGGCCTCGATGCCAAAGACGGTTTTGTTGCCACCGACGGCTGGGCAGAAATCAGCACCGTTCAGGTCATCGACCTGGCCAAACAGTTCGAAGCCGACGGCGTGTCCGCGATCGTTTATACCGACATCGCCAAAGACGGCATGATGCAGGGCTGCAACGTACCGTTCACCGCCGCGCTGGCTGCTGCTACGCGCATTCCGGTGATCGCGTCCGGCGGTATTCACAATCTGGGTGACATCAAATCGCTGCTCGACGCGAAGGCGCCAGGCATCATCGGCGCGATCACCGGCCGGGCGATCTACGAAGGCACCCTCGATGTCGCCGAAGCGCAAGCTTTCTGCGATTCGTACAAAGGCTGA
- the hisF gene encoding imidazole glycerol phosphate synthase subunit HisF, with protein MALAKRIIPCLDVDNGRVVKGVKFENIRDAGDPVEIARRYDEQGADEITFLDITASVDGRDTTLHTVERMASQVFIPLTVGGGVRTVQDIRNLLNAGADKVSINTAAVFNPEFVGEAAQHFGSQCIVVAIDAKKVSGPGETPRWEIFTHGGRKPTGLDAVEWAKKMEGLGAGEILLTSMDQDGMKNGFDLGVTRAISDALGIPVIASGGVGNLQHLADGILEGHASAVLAASIFHFGEYTVQEAKAYMAHRGIVMR; from the coding sequence ATGGCGCTGGCCAAACGCATCATCCCTTGCCTGGACGTGGACAACGGCCGGGTCGTTAAAGGTGTGAAGTTCGAGAACATTCGCGACGCCGGCGACCCGGTGGAAATCGCCCGTCGTTATGACGAGCAAGGTGCCGACGAGATTACCTTTCTCGACATCACCGCCAGCGTCGACGGTCGCGACACCACACTGCACACCGTAGAGCGCATGGCCAGCCAGGTGTTCATTCCGCTGACCGTGGGCGGTGGCGTGCGTACTGTGCAGGACATTCGCAACCTGCTCAATGCCGGTGCCGACAAGGTTTCGATCAACACCGCGGCGGTGTTCAACCCGGAGTTTGTCGGTGAAGCCGCGCAGCATTTCGGTTCGCAGTGCATTGTCGTCGCCATCGACGCGAAGAAGGTCTCGGGACCTGGCGAAACCCCTCGCTGGGAAATCTTCACCCACGGCGGCCGCAAGCCAACCGGGCTCGACGCCGTTGAATGGGCGAAGAAGATGGAAGGCCTGGGCGCTGGCGAAATCCTGCTGACCAGCATGGATCAGGACGGCATGAAAAACGGTTTTGACCTCGGCGTCACTCGCGCCATCAGCGACGCGCTGGGCATTCCGGTGATCGCATCCGGCGGTGTCGGCAACTTGCAGCACTTGGCAGACGGCATCCTCGAAGGCCACGCCAGCGCGGTATTGGCGGCGAGTATTTTCCACTTCGGCGAATACACCGTGCAGGAAGCCAAGGCCTACATGGCTCATCGCGGCATCGTGATGCGTTAG
- a CDS encoding ABC transporter substrate-binding protein: protein MLKRLLLVLASASLLFINGVRAAESPGTDLVLLTENFPPYNMAKNGKNFAQGENIDGIAVDIVREMFKRADVTYSLTLRFPWERVYKLALENPGYGAFVMARLPDRERLFKWVGPIGPDDWIMLAKADSTITLETLDDARKYKIGAYKGDAIAMTLAKQGLKPVVVLRDQDNAKKLVSGQIDLWATGDPAGRYLARQEGVSGLKTVLRFNSAELYLALNKEVPDETVAKLQAALDQLRKEGKVDEIMARYL, encoded by the coding sequence ATGCTCAAACGCCTTCTTCTAGTCCTCGCCAGCGCCTCCCTGTTGTTTATCAATGGAGTGCGTGCCGCAGAAAGTCCCGGCACCGACCTGGTGTTGCTGACAGAAAATTTCCCGCCCTACAACATGGCCAAGAACGGCAAAAACTTTGCTCAGGGCGAGAATATCGATGGCATCGCCGTGGACATCGTCCGCGAGATGTTCAAGCGTGCCGATGTTACCTACAGCCTGACGCTGCGCTTCCCTTGGGAGCGGGTCTACAAACTCGCGCTGGAAAACCCCGGTTACGGTGCATTCGTGATGGCGCGGTTGCCGGACCGCGAGAGACTCTTCAAGTGGGTCGGGCCGATCGGTCCGGACGACTGGATCATGCTGGCCAAGGCTGACAGCACTATCACCCTCGAAACCCTGGATGACGCGCGAAAGTACAAAATCGGCGCTTACAAGGGCGATGCCATTGCCATGACACTGGCCAAGCAAGGCTTGAAACCGGTGGTGGTCCTGCGCGATCAGGACAACGCGAAGAAGCTGGTCAGCGGCCAGATCGATCTGTGGGCCACCGGTGATCCGGCCGGGCGTTATCTGGCGCGTCAGGAAGGTGTGAGCGGGCTCAAGACCGTTCTGCGCTTCAACAGCGCCGAGCTGTATCTGGCACTGAACAAAGAAGTGCCGGACGAAACGGTGGCCAAACTGCAGGCTGCGCTGGATCAGTTGCGTAAAGAAGGCAAGGTGGACGAGATCATGGCGCGGTATCTCTAG
- a CDS encoding divergent polysaccharide deacetylase family protein: MFQRFILGLCLCLAGAVHAAPVETPSQKAYLSLIIDDLGQNLPRDRRVLALPGPVTTAIMPDTPHATEFAREAHRAGKIVILHMPMDPATGPFAWHPDLPIEELEKRLNAAFKVVPYTAGINNHMGSRMTAQPAAMAWLMADLQQRHKFFVDSRTSAQTVAAAQAQKIGLASVSRDVFLDDERTEAAIFTQLQTAINLARKQGSAVMIGHPYPQTLAVLERELPKLKAQGIEWIDIKQMISVRGNRATAAHGKDGVYR; the protein is encoded by the coding sequence ATGTTCCAGCGGTTTATCCTGGGGCTGTGTCTCTGCCTGGCGGGTGCTGTTCACGCAGCGCCCGTCGAAACGCCTTCTCAAAAAGCCTACCTGAGCCTGATCATCGACGACCTGGGGCAGAACCTGCCCCGGGATCGCCGCGTGCTCGCCCTGCCCGGCCCGGTGACCACGGCGATCATGCCCGACACCCCCCATGCCACCGAGTTCGCCCGCGAAGCCCATCGCGCCGGCAAAATCGTGATCCTGCACATGCCCATGGACCCGGCGACCGGCCCGTTCGCCTGGCATCCTGACTTGCCCATCGAGGAGCTGGAAAAACGCCTGAATGCGGCGTTCAAGGTTGTGCCTTACACCGCCGGGATCAACAACCACATGGGCAGCCGGATGACTGCCCAACCGGCTGCCATGGCCTGGTTGATGGCGGACTTGCAGCAGCGCCACAAATTCTTCGTCGACAGCCGTACCAGTGCGCAAACCGTTGCCGCCGCCCAGGCACAGAAAATTGGCTTGGCGAGCGTATCGCGGGATGTGTTTCTGGATGATGAGCGAACCGAGGCGGCGATTTTCACGCAGCTGCAAACGGCGATCAATCTGGCGCGAAAGCAGGGGTCGGCGGTGATGATCGGGCATCCGTACCCGCAGACGCTGGCGGTGCTGGAGCGGGAGTTGCCGAAGCTGAAAGCTCAGGGAATCGAGTGGATTGATATCAAGCAGATGATCAGCGTGCGCGGCAATCGGGCGACAGCGGCTCATGGCAAGGACGGCGTGTACCGTTGA
- a CDS encoding S41 family peptidase, with protein sequence MLHLSRLTSLALTIALVIGAPLAFAAQPAPAVAPAGTAATTKAPLPLEELRTFAEVMDRIKAAYVEPVDDKTLLENAIKGMLSNLDPHSAYLGPEDFAELQESTSGEFGGLGIEVGAEDGFIKVVSPIDDTPASKAGIQAGDFIVKINGQPTRGQSMTEAVDKMRGKIGQKITLTLVRDGGPPFDVTLARAIIQVKSVKSQLLESGYGYIRITQFQVKTGEEVSQALTKLRKENGKKLKGIILDLRNNPGGVLQSAVEVVDHFITKGLIVYTKGRIANSELRFNATGKDESEAVPMVVLINGGSASASEIVAGALQDQKRAVVMGTTSFGKGSVQTVLPLNNDRALKITTALYFTPNGRSIQAQGIVPDIEVRKAKITNEQDGEYFKEADLQGHLGNGNGGADKPTSSSGKPKAMPQDDDYQLAQALSLLKGLSITSGR encoded by the coding sequence ATGCTGCATTTGTCCCGCCTTACCTCGCTGGCCCTGACGATCGCCCTGGTGATCGGCGCGCCTCTGGCGTTCGCCGCTCAGCCGGCCCCGGCAGTCGCGCCTGCGGGCACTGCCGCGACGACCAAGGCGCCGTTGCCGCTGGAAGAACTGCGCACCTTTGCCGAGGTCATGGACCGGATCAAGGCTGCCTATGTCGAACCGGTGGACGACAAGACCCTGCTTGAAAACGCGATCAAAGGCATGCTCAGCAACCTCGACCCACACTCCGCCTACCTGGGCCCGGAAGACTTCGCCGAGTTGCAGGAAAGCACCAGCGGTGAATTCGGCGGTCTGGGCATCGAAGTCGGCGCCGAAGACGGTTTCATCAAGGTGGTTTCGCCGATCGATGACACCCCGGCCTCCAAGGCGGGTATTCAGGCCGGCGACTTCATCGTCAAAATCAACGGCCAGCCGACTCGCGGCCAGAGCATGACCGAAGCCGTGGACAAGATGCGCGGCAAGATCGGCCAGAAAATCACCCTGACCCTGGTGCGCGATGGCGGCCCGCCGTTCGACGTGACCCTGGCCCGCGCCATCATTCAAGTGAAGAGCGTGAAGTCGCAGTTGCTGGAATCCGGCTACGGCTACATCCGCATCACTCAGTTCCAGGTCAAGACCGGCGAAGAGGTTTCCCAGGCCCTGACCAAGCTGCGCAAGGAAAACGGCAAGAAGCTCAAAGGCATCATCCTCGACCTGCGCAACAACCCGGGCGGTGTGCTGCAGTCCGCGGTGGAAGTGGTCGATCACTTCATCACCAAGGGCTTGATCGTCTACACGAAGGGCCGTATCGCCAACTCCGAACTGCGCTTCAATGCGACGGGCAAGGACGAAAGCGAAGCCGTGCCAATGGTCGTGCTGATCAACGGCGGCAGTGCCTCGGCCTCGGAGATTGTTGCTGGCGCCTTGCAGGACCAGAAGCGTGCCGTGGTGATGGGTACCACCAGTTTCGGCAAAGGCTCGGTGCAAACCGTGCTGCCACTGAACAACGATCGCGCACTGAAGATCACCACCGCGCTGTACTTCACGCCCAATGGCCGCTCGATCCAGGCCCAGGGCATCGTTCCAGACATCGAAGTGCGCAAGGCCAAGATCACCAACGAGCAGGACGGCGAATACTTCAAGGAAGCCGACCTGCAAGGTCACCTGGGTAATGGCAACGGCGGCGCCGACAAACCGACCAGCTCCAGCGGCAAACCCAAGGCCATGCCGCAGGATGATGATTACCAGTTGGCCCAGGCCTTGAGCCTGCTCAAAGGGTTGAGCATCACCTCCGGCCGCTGA
- a CDS encoding murein hydrolase activator EnvC, with amino-acid sequence MLRVLIALALTCLLQPAFADEREQTQQQLDATRQDIAELKKLLGKLQEEKSGVQKELKGTETEMGKLEKQVDALQKELKKSESELQRLDAEKKKLQSARIEQQRLIAIQARAAYQNGRQEYLKLLLNQQNPEKFARTLTYYDYLSQARLEQLKNFNETLRQLANVEKDIAAQQAQLLVQKSSLDSQRDELDKVRQERQKVLAKLSDDVKARDQKLASREQDQADLSKVLKTIEETLARQAREAEEARQKALIAQQEAEKKRLREAQAAADAETTDAPRKPVKSTPGALVSSSGETFGGPFASTRGKLPWPVDGRLLARFGETRGDDARTKWDGVMISASAGSQVHAVHGGRVVFADWLRGAGLLVILDHGNGFLSLYGHNQTLLKSAGDVVKAGESISTVGNSGGQDTPALYFAIRQQGHPSDPAQWCRAQG; translated from the coding sequence ATGCTTCGCGTCCTGATAGCCCTCGCACTGACTTGCCTGCTCCAACCGGCTTTTGCTGACGAGCGCGAGCAAACCCAACAACAGTTGGACGCCACGCGTCAGGACATTGCCGAGCTGAAAAAACTGCTGGGCAAGTTGCAGGAAGAGAAATCCGGTGTTCAAAAAGAACTCAAAGGCACCGAAACCGAAATGGGCAAGCTCGAGAAGCAGGTCGATGCCCTGCAAAAAGAGCTGAAGAAAAGCGAATCCGAGCTGCAGCGACTCGATGCGGAGAAAAAAAAACTCCAGAGCGCGCGCATTGAACAGCAACGACTGATCGCCATCCAGGCCCGTGCGGCCTATCAAAATGGCCGTCAGGAGTATTTGAAGCTACTGCTGAACCAGCAAAACCCGGAAAAATTCGCCCGCACCCTCACCTATTACGATTACCTGAGCCAGGCGCGCCTGGAGCAGCTGAAGAATTTCAACGAAACCCTGCGCCAACTGGCCAATGTCGAAAAAGACATTGCCGCGCAGCAGGCGCAATTGCTGGTGCAGAAGAGCAGCCTCGACAGCCAGCGTGACGAACTCGACAAAGTCCGTCAGGAGCGCCAGAAAGTCCTGGCCAAGCTCAGCGACGACGTAAAGGCTCGCGACCAGAAACTGGCATCCCGCGAGCAGGATCAGGCAGACCTGTCTAAAGTCCTTAAAACCATTGAAGAAACCTTGGCTCGCCAGGCCCGTGAGGCAGAAGAAGCGCGGCAAAAAGCGCTGATCGCCCAGCAGGAAGCCGAAAAAAAGCGTTTACGTGAGGCGCAGGCTGCAGCAGATGCAGAGACTACCGACGCCCCACGCAAACCGGTTAAATCGACACCCGGCGCTCTGGTTTCAAGTTCAGGCGAGACCTTTGGCGGCCCTTTCGCGTCAACCCGGGGAAAACTTCCCTGGCCAGTTGATGGTCGACTGCTGGCACGTTTCGGTGAAACCCGTGGCGACGACGCCCGCACCAAGTGGGACGGCGTGATGATCAGCGCCTCCGCCGGCAGCCAGGTGCATGCCGTGCACGGCGGTCGCGTGGTGTTTGCCGACTGGTTGCGGGGCGCCGGGCTGCTGGTAATTCTCGACCACGGCAACGGTTTTTTGAGTCTTTATGGTCACAACCAGACGCTGCTCAAGTCTGCGGGTGACGTCGTAAAAGCCGGTGAGTCCATCTCCACTGTCGGCAACAGTGGCGGGCAGGACACACCAGCGCTGTATTTCGCTATTCGTCAGCAGGGTCACCCGAGTGATCCGGCGCAATGGTGCCGCGCGCAAGGATAA
- the gpmI gene encoding 2,3-bisphosphoglycerate-independent phosphoglycerate mutase, which yields MTTTPKPLVLIILDGFGHSESPESNAIFAAKKPVLDRLWATVPNGLISGSGMDVGLPDGQMGNSEVGHMNLGAGRVVYQDFTRVTKSIRDGEFFENPTICAAVDKAVAAGKAVHFMGLLSDGGVHSHQDHLIAMAELAFKRGAEKIYLHAFLDGRDTPPKSAQSSIELLDASFQALGKGRIASIIGRYFAMDRDNRWDRVAQAYNLIVDGNGEFNAATAQEGLQAAYERGESDEFVKATSIGEPVKVEDGDAVVFMNFRADRARELTRVFVEDGFNEFERSRQPKLAGFVMLTQYAASIPAPSAFAAGSLENVLGDYLAKNGKTQLRIAETEKYAHVTFFFSGGREEPFPGEERILIPSPKVATYDLQPEMSAPEVTDRIVDAIENQRYDVIVVNYANGDMVGHSGVFEAAVKAVECLDQCVGRVVDALEKVGGEALITADHGNVEQMSDETTGQAHTAHTTEPVPFIYFGKRDLKVREGCVLADVAPTMLKLLGLEQPAEMTGTSILV from the coding sequence ATGACTACCACGCCTAAACCTTTGGTCCTGATTATTCTCGATGGCTTCGGTCACAGTGAGAGCCCTGAATCCAACGCCATCTTTGCGGCCAAGAAACCCGTGCTGGACCGTCTGTGGGCCACCGTGCCGAACGGCCTGATCTCCGGCAGTGGCATGGACGTCGGCCTGCCGGACGGCCAGATGGGCAACTCCGAAGTCGGCCACATGAATCTCGGCGCCGGCCGCGTGGTGTATCAGGACTTCACGCGCGTGACCAAATCGATCCGTGACGGCGAGTTCTTCGAGAACCCGACCATCTGCGCCGCCGTGGACAAAGCCGTCGCTGCCGGCAAAGCCGTGCATTTCATGGGCCTGCTGTCCGATGGCGGCGTTCACAGCCACCAGGACCACCTCATCGCCATGGCGGAACTGGCATTCAAGCGCGGCGCCGAGAAAATCTACCTGCACGCCTTCCTCGACGGTCGCGACACCCCGCCTAAAAGCGCACAGTCGTCCATCGAATTGCTCGACGCCAGCTTCCAGGCGCTGGGCAAAGGCCGGATCGCCAGCATCATTGGCCGTTACTTCGCCATGGACCGCGATAATCGTTGGGACCGCGTGGCCCAGGCCTACAACCTGATTGTCGACGGCAACGGCGAATTCAACGCCGCCACCGCCCAGGAAGGCCTGCAAGCCGCTTACGAGCGTGGCGAGAGCGACGAATTCGTCAAAGCCACCTCCATCGGTGAGCCGGTAAAAGTAGAAGACGGCGACGCCGTGGTGTTCATGAACTTCCGCGCTGACCGCGCCCGTGAACTGACTCGCGTGTTCGTCGAAGACGGTTTCAACGAGTTCGAACGCAGCCGTCAGCCGAAACTGGCCGGCTTCGTCATGCTGACCCAATACGCCGCCAGCATCCCTGCGCCGTCGGCGTTTGCCGCGGGCAGCCTGGAAAACGTGCTGGGCGACTACCTGGCAAAAAACGGCAAAACTCAATTGCGCATCGCTGAAACCGAGAAGTACGCCCACGTGACCTTCTTCTTCTCCGGCGGTCGCGAAGAACCGTTCCCGGGCGAAGAACGCATCCTGATCCCGTCGCCAAAAGTCGCTACCTATGACTTGCAGCCGGAAATGAGCGCACCTGAAGTCACCGACCGCATCGTCGATGCCATCGAAAACCAGCGTTACGACGTGATCGTGGTCAACTACGCCAACGGCGACATGGTCGGCCACAGCGGCGTGTTCGAGGCAGCGGTCAAGGCAGTGGAATGCCTGGACCAGTGCGTCGGCCGCGTCGTCGATGCGCTGGAAAAAGTCGGCGGCGAAGCGCTGATCACCGCTGACCACGGCAACGTCGAGCAAATGTCCGATGAAACCACTGGCCAGGCACACACCGCCCACACCACCGAGCCGGTGCCTTTCATCTATTTCGGCAAGCGAGACCTGAAGGTTCGCGAAGGCTGCGTCCTGGCGGATGTAGCGCCGACCATGCTGAAGTTGCTGGGCCTGGAACAACCGGCGGAAATGACCGGGACTTCGATTCTGGTGTAA
- a CDS encoding rhodanese-like domain-containing protein — MVAHLIEFATNHYILVGIFVVLLASLIAYQMQGGGRSLSTGELTGLVNKDAGVVIDIRSTKDFAAGHIVGAVNIPHDKLTARIGELEKHKAKTIILVDAMGQTAGTHARELMKSGFTAAKLSGGISSWKGDNLPLVK; from the coding sequence ATGGTTGCTCACCTGATTGAATTTGCCACTAACCACTACATTCTTGTCGGTATCTTCGTCGTACTGCTGGCGTCGCTGATTGCCTATCAAATGCAAGGCGGCGGCCGTAGCCTGAGCACCGGTGAACTGACCGGGCTGGTCAACAAGGACGCGGGCGTTGTGATCGACATTCGGTCGACCAAGGACTTTGCCGCTGGTCACATCGTTGGCGCGGTGAACATTCCTCACGACAAACTGACCGCTCGCATCGGCGAACTGGAAAAGCACAAGGCCAAGACCATTATCCTGGTCGACGCCATGGGCCAGACCGCCGGTACGCACGCTCGCGAGCTGATGAAATCCGGCTTCACCGCCGCCAAGCTCTCCGGTGGTATTTCCAGCTGGAAGGGCGACAACCTGCCGCTGGTGAAGTGA
- the grxC gene encoding glutaredoxin 3, whose translation MSNVVVYSSDYCPYCSRAKYLLENKGVAFEEIKVDGKPQVRAAMAQKAGRTSVPQIWIGSTHVGGCDDLFALERAGKLDAMLKA comes from the coding sequence ATGAGCAACGTCGTCGTCTACTCCAGCGATTACTGCCCTTACTGTTCGCGAGCCAAGTACCTGCTCGAGAACAAAGGTGTGGCCTTCGAAGAGATCAAGGTCGATGGCAAGCCGCAGGTGCGCGCCGCCATGGCCCAGAAAGCCGGACGTACGTCCGTGCCGCAGATCTGGATCGGCAGCACCCACGTGGGCGGTTGTGATGATTTGTTTGCCCTTGAGCGCGCCGGTAAGCTCGACGCAATGCTCAAGGCCTGA
- the secB gene encoding protein-export chaperone SecB — protein MTDQQNTAASEEETAPQFSLQRIYVRDLSFEAPKSPAIFRQQWEPSVGLDLNTRQKTLEGDFHEVVLTLSVTVKNGENGEVAFIAEVQQAGIFLIKNLDDASMSHTLGAFCPNILFPYARETLDSLVTRGSFPALMLAPVNFDALYAQELQRMQAAGETPTVQ, from the coding sequence ATGACTGACCAACAGAACACTGCAGCTAGCGAAGAAGAAACCGCACCGCAATTCTCCTTGCAGCGCATCTACGTACGCGACTTGTCCTTCGAAGCCCCGAAAAGCCCGGCAATTTTCCGCCAGCAGTGGGAACCGAGCGTCGGTCTGGATCTGAACACTCGTCAAAAGACCCTGGAAGGTGACTTCCACGAGGTCGTGCTGACCCTGTCGGTTACCGTGAAGAACGGTGAAAACGGCGAAGTGGCGTTCATTGCTGAAGTGCAACAGGCCGGGATCTTCCTGATCAAGAACCTGGACGACGCTTCGATGAGCCACACCCTCGGCGCGTTCTGCCCGAACATCCTGTTCCCGTACGCTCGTGAAACCCTGGACAGCCTGGTCACCCGTGGCTCGTTCCCGGCCCTGATGCTGGCGCCAGTGAACTTCGACGCGCTGTATGCGCAAGAGCTGCAGCGCATGCAGGCTGCGGGCGAGACGCCGACCGTTCAATAA